Within Vicia villosa cultivar HV-30 ecotype Madison, WI linkage group LG1, Vvil1.0, whole genome shotgun sequence, the genomic segment aatgTAATGTATGTGGACACAGGATAACCGATGTTGGTATGTAAAGAGATGTAAAAAATTATACTGATGAATAACTTATGGCTTTGAGTTAAACAATTAggacaaatatatacatattgatCCTTAACTAATTTTATGATTTGTTATTAGGTCTTACATTGCATTCTTCttatttatttgagaattttattttacaaattatgatataaatcaattttattaggatatttaataatataatatatttattaatttttttagtttaaatttaatatacggTTCAATCACGGTTGAACCGGTTGAACCGATTGAACCATGACCCACATGTTTTAACGGTTCTGTCTCCGgtttggtttttaaaacattgcttaATAcactataatttaattatttttaacttttcatATTTGAATTACATATTTATCAACATAAATGAATTGAATCACATcacaaaataattgtttttaattgaCATGAGTGTAAATTGGGTAAGTgagaatatattattttttaatcatcaaATAACACATTCATTATTTCTTTTGGTTGCTAACATATTCCATCTTTTGTATACTATTTTTTCTCTCCATTGATTTTATACATacatatcaatttttaaaaatatgtggTTACTTTGTTACAGGTATATATGTAACGCTATTTGGTGTTTTATTATATGATTAATAAGAAAATCTTAGTAATAATACTTGTTAATTAcactaatttttaaatatttttcaattctattccttaaatattaaatcaatcacttaaaatgatattaattaataataaattttaattaataaaattgtgagttataatttttaataaaatttattgtcttattaatatttattattttgcatACAAAGGTATAATTGGTCCATATTTTAGTAATAAATTGTTCTTTGTAACTTCTATTATCATTGTAAGAGTCATGTAATGTAtgatatttttaacttttaatttacaaaatatattatttggcATAAAAATGTATAGTTGGTgtgtattttaataattaattgtgaTAATAAGATCTTAGAGTAAAGAGAGTGGGtcgtaaatattttaataataattaaaattaaaagttaataataatttgaaaaataaaaatttaataataataacattattaataaaaaaaatacaattttgataGAGTATTTAAGAGTTTAAAATATGAAGAGTTCATATCAAATAACGAATAGAAACAATATTATAGAAGGATATGTAAGAAAAATAgaataacataataaaaaaatttgacaCAGTAATAAAATATTCTAATCATGAGGCTCAATTCTTGATTTCGTCTTACGATTAAAGTGAAGGattttgattattaattttattgcaacctatatttataaatttataatttttaagtttGTAAATTTCTAATAATCGAGGCTTATAATAGTGaaataaaatttcttaaatattttttcttaccttttttaaaataagaaaaaaatgttaaattgcaTTAAAAAATGTTTATAATGATGTAAGTAAAAATTTTGGGATTTTAACGCATAATTTAATGAGTAGAAATATTCACTTTCTGAAATATATAAAtggtaataaaatttataaaagttAATGAGTATTAATAAAGTTTAATGATTATTAACAAAATTTAATAGtaacattaattaaatttatttgtattgATCAATATAACATTTGAGAAGTGATAATAAAAAAGTTCAAATAAGTTTATTATActaaaagaaattaatttaatctttaaaaaaattaaatatatcacTCCCGCCTTTTATTTATATGGAATCCTAAAAATTATCttctatttgttattttattattttataatattatttcatATCATTTAATCAATAATAAACATTGTAATTTATTTCGTTAATATTTATCATAGGAGGTTAAAAGTAATGCACTGCACACTAAATGTCTCCTAAAAAATTGTAACACAAATGAGTtactattaaaaatttaaataataataaatagataaaatataaaaacaattacaACAACTAAAATATACTTAAAGTGTTTATGTGtgcaatattataattaaatataatatattatttaaatttattgaacaTTTTATAGTTAACAAAAATTATCTTAAttaactttaaaatatttataaaatttacaatCTATATTTAGATGCACTCtcgaattttaaataatttattatattttttataaagtttaataTTAAATACATGTACAttacaatatttaaaaaattatttaataatttaatttaatttattaaaattatcatttttatataattaaaaaaacgtaAACTATATAGTCTGAAAAAACCCGTGCAACGCAGGGTAATTTAGCTAGTTATTTTAAATTCACTCActtcttcaattatcattcaTCTAATTAGTTTGTAACTGCTATACATTGCTATACATGCCAACTATTCATTTTTAATTGTCTTTTTTCTTACAATAGTTTATCTTTTTTCTTGCTaattgtaataataaaaatagtatacACGAGGTAGCCACTGCCTACTACCACTACCACTCCCTCACTTAATGGGCAATTTAAAAATTTAAGAGATTACTCCCTtctttaaatcaaaactaattttGAGATTTAAagcatcacaaaaaaagatttttagaagtAGGAAGGTAGGAGATTGCAGGAACATCTCCATCAACATCTCCATCAGGTTAGAAGAAATATATTTATCTTTAAATCTATGATTTCTATTTTCTTATCTTTAACTTCAAATATATTTATCTCCCTCTTAGCTTTAGATGTGAATTTGAagcatcacaaaaaaaaaatttaaaagctagaaTGTAGGAGATCACGGGTTAGAAGAAACATCTTCCTCAAGTAAGAAGAAATATATCCttatttaaatttatgttttttattttctcttcatttgtttaaattttattattgtgTACTAATTTTTAGTTATATACTCTTTTTTTTAAAGATGTGGATTTGAAGTATCACAAGATTTTTAGAAGTTAAAAGATAGGACTAGGTTAGAAAATAAATTAGAGACCATTAGCTCATGTAGTGGTAATTTTTCTCCCTTATTTTATGACTTTTATTtctcatttaaatatttaaaaaaaaactctaaatttgttttaattattttttgaattaaaatattattgaGAAAGTTGGATAGAATAAGATATTCAtatctttattttctattttttttcataaaaatatttaaagaaatagGAGAACGCTCCTAATTATGGgattcttttttaatataaattttgaacAATCATAAAATCTttgaagaaacttcaaaagtGATGCTAAATACAAATACTCAATAAATTAAAAAGTGACATAATTAAATTTATCGTATTGAACTTTACAAATAAATTTATTGATCTTCTACCATATATAccatatacatatataaaatttgtgttttttttttaattttaatttcacaactctatttattttatattttaattattaaattgttgttataaatagatctatttatttatttattttatgttaatttattttaaatacttaAAGTATAATATAAAACATCAAAAcaactaattttttaaattacatacaacttatatcaaaaatatttatattaatatattttaaattattttttatattataataattatcattAACATTCAAACAAATATAATCGTGATCGCATGGGTGTTCGACTAGTTATATCTCTATTTCCTATCCCTGTGGAAGAAGACTATTCCTCTCCGGAGGAACCGTTTGAGGACTGCAATCTTGATATTTCGGATGCTGTTCTCTCGGGCAATTCTGATGGTTCGTTTGTGGAGGATTCCGTCGAGGAGCAACAGTTTTCTCCTAAAGGAGACTCAGCCAATAATTTATTCCTGGACAAAGCTTGGAATTCGTTACAGGGTCATTCTTCGCCTGCAGGGGATTCTCAGTTGCATATAGAAGATAGCAATACAGATGATGAACAAGAACAGGTTGATCCTACCTTTCAATTAGTCATCTCTAAATctcagaaaaagaaaaggaagctTGCTAGTAAGATCAGATTTTCAACCAGAGCAAAAGCTGGTCCTTCCAAGCTTTCCTTATGAAGTCAATCTTTTGGAATGCTAGGGGTTTGGCTAACAACCCTACTAGATTAGTCCACAAGTCGTATCTTATTCTGCATAATCCGGATTTATGTTTTATATCTGAACCTTGGATggattttgaaaattttcctaGAAGGTTCTTTGATAGTTTAGGTTATAAACCTTTTGCCTTCAATTCTAGGGGTCTTCATAAGCCTAATATTTGGTGTTTTTGTAAATATTCCATTTGTCCTCGTATCTCGGAGATTTCTGATCAAATGGTTTCCTTCTCTGCTACTGTTGGGCCTGTTTGTTTTTGTGCTACAGTGATTTATGCCTCTACTTCCATGTATAATTGAAGGGAGCTTTGGACCAATCTTTCTTCTCTTATTTCGGCTCATCCTCTTCCATGGTCCTTAATTGGTGATTATAATGCTATAGTTGGCTCCCATGAGCATCGTGGTAGTTCTTCTCCTTCTCGGAGTTCTATGGAGGATTTTAAGTGTTGGATTGATACTAATTTGCTTGCTGACTTGGTTACTCCTGGCTCTTTTTTCACCTGGTGCAATGGTCGTCTTGGTACGCATCATATTGATAGGAGATTAGATAGGGTTCTTTGCAATCAGCTTTGGCTTTCCCTCTGTGTCAGTTGGTCTGTCTCTACCCTGCCCCACCTTAGATCGGATCACTTCCCGCTTCTTTTCGAGTTTAACTTCAGTCATCTCAAGTTTGCTTCCCATTTCAAATTTCATCGCATGTGGTCCTTTAATGATACCTGTTTGTCTCTTATTAAAGATTGCTGGCAGTTGAATCCTGTGGGCTGCCTTATGTTCATTTTGAACAAAAAGCTTCAGCTTCTTAAAAGAAAGCTCAAGATTCGGAACAAAGATACTTTCGGGGACATTCATCTTCAAGTCAAATTGGCTTCTACTGAGTTGGGCAAAGTGCATAATCAGATTCAGCTGAATGGTGTTTCGGATGATCTAATTGCTCTTGAGAAGAAAGCTATGATTTCTCTGGAAAAGGCACTGGATGTTGAGGAGATTTTCTGGAAAGATAAGGCTAGAATTCATTGGACTATGGACGGAACAGAAATACTGCCTTCTTTCATCGTATGGCGAAGATAAAAATGTCTCGTAGTGCTATCACCGTTTTGAAGGATGGAGATTCGGTTCTGCATGATCCTTGTGATATTGCAGAGCATGTGACAAAttatttttctaacttgtttggtgTTTCAGCTGTAGGTTCTGACTTCCCTTTGATGAATGAGGTTATTCCTTCGCTCGTGAATGAGGACATGAACAATATGCTCACTGTTTGTCCTTCTGTCGAGGAAATTAAAGCTGTAGTTTTCAATCTTAGTCCTAATAGTTCTCCCGGTTCGGATGGTTTCGGTGGTTTTTTCTATCAAACTTACTGGGAGGTGATTAAAGATGACGTGATCAATGTGGTTCTTCAATTCTACACCAAGGGCTGGATTATGAAAATTTTTAATGTCAGTACTCTTGTTCTCATTCCAAAGGTTAATGGTGCTAGTTCCCTTGATAAATTCAGACCAATAGCTATGGCGAATTTTAAATTCAAGATAATCTCAAAGATTCTTGTTGATCGTTTAGCGTCTATCATGCCAATCCTCATCTCCAATGAACAGAAGGGCTTTGTCAAAGGTAGATCTATTCATGATGGTATCCGTTTAGCATCGGAGGCTTTCAATATTCTGGATAAAAAAAGCTTCGGTGGGAATGTGGCAATTAAGGTGGATGTTATTAAAGCTTTCGACACTATAAATTGGAAATTTCTTCTTCAGGTTCTCTCTAGTTTCGGCTTCTCAAAAACTTTCGTGGACTGGATTGAGGCTATTCTCTCTTCTGCACACATTACAGTTAGTGTCAATGGTAATATGTTTGGTTACTTCTCTTGTGCCCGGGGTGTTCGTCAAGGAGACCCCTTATCTCCGCTTTGGTTTTGTCTGGCGGAAGAGGTGATTAGCCGTGGTATATCCAATTTGGTCAATTTGGGCAAAGTTTCTCTTATGAAGAGTGTTAATGTTAGCTTTCCTTCTCACACTCTTTACGCGGACGACATTTTAGTTTTTTGCAAAGGTACTTCCAGAAACATTAAGGCTTTGTTCTCTTTTTTTGCTACCTATGCTAATGCCTCTGGCCAAGTTTTCAGTACTGTGAAATCGTCTTTGTTTGCGAGGGGTTTAAGTGCCTCTAGGATCAATGCTCTTCTCCGTCTCACTGGTTTCACCATTGGTAATATGCCCTTTAATTATCTTGGCACTCCTACTTTTAAAGGCAGCGTTAGAAAGCATCATTTACAGCCTATTGCGGATCGTATCTTGGCCAAATTTGCGGCGTGGAAAGGATCTCTTCTTTCTATTGCAGGGAGAGTTGTTCTGGTTTAATCGGTTATTCAATCGATGCTTACTCATTCAATGCAGGTTTATTCTTGGCCTGTCAAGCTGCTTCGTATTATTGAAAAGGCGTCTCGTAATTTCATTTGGAGTGGCAGCATTTCGAAGAAAAAAGTTGTAACAGTGGCGTGGAAATTTGTTTGTCAGCCCAAATCTAATGGAGGTTTAGATCTTAGATCGCTTGTCTGTCTTAATCAAGCTTATAATTTGAAATCCTGCTGGGAGTTTATGTCCTCCACAGAAGCGTGGGCTCGCATTCTCCGAAATCGGGGTAGTAGAGATTACGGTATTGTGAGGCATCACATACAATCTTCTATTTGGAAAGGGATTAAAGAGGAATACCATTCTGTGTTGGATAACACTTCTTGGTCGTCGGGTAATGGTAGAAGGATTAAGTTCTGGTTAGATTCGTGGTCAGGTACTCCTTTTATTAACGATTACGATGCTGCTTCTCTTTCTGCTTTGGGCGTTAATACACAAGCTACTGTGGCagatattttttcaaattttggcAGCAATGTTCTTGCAGCTTGGTTGGACCATTTCCCCTTCGTAGAAGTGCGACTTTCAGGTGCGGTTATTTCGGATGCGCAGTTTGAGGATGTTTTATGTTGGAAGCATTCTATTAATGGTTCTTTATCTCTTAAAGATGCTTACTGCTACAAATTGAAAGTTCTTCCTCCTCCTCTGTGGGTGGCGGCCATTTGGAATTCTCACATCCCTCCGTCGAAATCGCTTCTTATTTGGCGTGTGCTTCATGATAAAATTCCCACAGATGATCACAATGTCGGCGCGGTTTCTTCGCTACTTCAAGGTGTTTGTTATGTTTGGTTCATGCGGAGACCACCGAACATCTTTTCTTCTCCTGTGCTCGGGCTTCTGATCTTTGGATTTGGCTGGCTAATTGCTTAAATTTGCAGGTGCAATTTTCTTATTCCAATTTTTGGAACATTTTCCTTAAAGCCAATTCTCCTTAAGAAGCTTTCACGGTAAAAGTCGCCTGTATCATGGTCTTTAATACCATTTAGAGTGCCCGAAATGCTTCTCGGTTCTCTAACATTTCTCCTATCTTGAGTAACATTAAAGCCTCTATTGTTGCTCAGGTTAAATTTTGCTGTGAGAAGTCTGGTTATTGCTTTAGGCATAATATGTTTGATTTTGATATCCTAAAAGCGTTTCAAATCAGAATTAATCCTCCTAAAGCTCCTTTACTCAGGGAAATTTTTTGGAATCCTCCTCCTGTTAATTGGATGAAATGCAATGTGGATGGTTCTTTTGTTCATAATACTCCGTCCTCGGGTTGTGGTGGCATTTTCCGAAATTGCTCGGGAGATTTTTGTTTGGCTTTTACTGAGCCACTTAGTTGGAATTCCTCTCTTTTGGCAGAATTTTGTGGAGTCTTGTGTGGTATTGAATTGGCTAAAGATAGAGGTTGGACTAATCTTTGGATGGAGTTCGACTCTTCTGTGGTGGTAAAGGCCTTCTCTCAGGAGAACTTTGATCATGTTTCTTGGCAGCTCAGAAACAGATGGCTCAACTGCATTAAGTTCGTGTTAGATTCTAACTTCATTATTTCTCACATCTGTAGAGAAGGTAATAGCTGTGCGTATTTTTTTGCTAATTTAGGCCGCACATCTAATTCCTTCACTCTTTTTGACTCCTTACCTGTTGATATTAGAATTGGCTATGTAAAAAATAGGTTTGGTTTGCCTATTTACAGGTTTAGATACTTTTGAGTGGGTTTTGGCCTAGTCCCCACCTTTTTGTgtatcatttttttatatatatattgtccttttaTCTAAAAAACAGAGTAACCATACTAGCTATGTCATCCCGCCTCTACAAATACAAATGCTCCATTATATCATTACTTTTTGAAATGTGGGCTTTAATATATCCAAAGTTTTGATTATAGGATAGTTTTTTCTTTTTGAGAAATAGAGACAACTCATATTCGGTATTAAGATATTTTGAATctattaaaaagataaaaattaataaattatgaaTATAAATTATTGGTTTACTTTCAAAATATAAATCCCATACCTATTAGACGTGACCGATTGCCtagcaaattaaaaaaaaaaaaaagtaaagagtaggaaagaaaatgaaaaaaagtaaAGGTGTTTTTAAACAACTAAAATACAAAACTAAGCTACTAAATTATAGTAAATAAATAACTATATTTTAGATTATTAAAAAGGGTAAtgtattttaaaaagaaattaaattaagaTTTATGAAAATGTTTGTCGACCAAATT encodes:
- the LOC131600410 gene encoding uncharacterized protein LOC131600410, whose protein sequence is MSRSAITVLKDGDSVLHDPCDIAEHVTNYFSNLFGVSAVGSDFPLMNEVIPSLVNEDMNNMLTVCPSVEEIKAVVFNLSPNSSPGSDGFGGFFYQTYWEVIKDDVINVVLQFYTKGWIMKIFNVSTLVLIPKVNGASSLDKFRPIAMANFKFKIISKILVDRLASIMPILISNEQKGFVKGRSIHDGIRLASEAFNILDKKSFGGNVAIKVDVIKAFDTINWKFLLQVLSSFGFSKTFVDWIEAILSSAHITVSVNGNMFGYFSCARGVRQGDPLSPLWFCLAEEVISRGISNLVNLGKVSLMKSVNVSFPSHTLYADDILVFCKGTSRNIKALFSFFATYANASGQVFSTVKSSLFARGLSASRINALLRLTGFTIGNMPFNYLGTPTFKGSVRKHHLQPIADRILAKFAAWKGSLLSIAGRVVLVYSWPVKLLRIIEKASRNFIWSGSISKKKVVTVAWKFVCQPKSNGGLDLRSLVCLNQAYNLKSCWEFMSSTEAWARILRNRGSRDYGIVRHHIQSSIWKGIKEEYHSVLDNTSWSSGNGRRIKFWLDSWSGTPFINDYDAASLSALGVNTQATVADIFSNFGSNVLAAWLDHFPFVEVRLSGAVISDAQFEDVLCWKHSINGSLSLKDAYCYKLKVLPPPLWVAAIWNSHIPPSKSLLIWRVLHDKIPTDDHNVGAVSSLLQGVCYVWCNFLIPIFGTFSLKPILLKKLSRHNMFDFDILKAFQIRINPPKAPLLREIFWNPPPVNWMKCNVDGSFVHNTPSSGCGGIFRNCSGDFCLAFTEPLSWNSSLLAEFCGVLCGIELAKDRGWTNLWMEFDSSVVVKAFSQENFDHVSWQLRNRWLNCIKFVLDSNFIISHICREGNSCAYFFANLGRTSNSFTLFDSLPVDIRIGYVKNRIQDNTFEFLGFSLGGSHRVLSWWEPTLKKLRSRLGSWKGRMLSLGGRITLIKSVLSSLAIFQLSFFVAPRRVIKEFERIQNNFLWGCSDVKRKITWVKWETLCLSKENGGLGFKKFNEFNTALLFKWK